GCCAGCGCATGCAGGAGATGGCACGGCAGACGCGCTTCATCGAACAGCTGGGCGATCACTTCCGCCAGCCGCTGCAGGCCCTGTCGTTGTTCGTGGGTGGCATGCAGCCGGGCGATGACCTGCGTCAGCGCGCGGTCCAGGGGCAAATGCGTACCAACGTCACACGCCTGAACGAACTGCTGGAAGGGCTACTGGATCTGGCGCGGTTCGATGCCGGCGCGATCGAACCGGCGACCCGCGAATTCATCGCCGCCGACCTGTTCGTGCGCGAACGCGGCGCCATTGCGAACGATGCCGAGCGCCTCAGCGTCACGATCCACTGGCGTGGCGGCCGCCTGCCCGTGCGCAGCGACGCCAACCTGCTCTCGGAACTGATTCACCGGCTGGTCGCCAACGCCGTGATCAGCACGCCGCATGGCCGTGTCCTGGTTGCCCTGCGCCGCCGCGGTAGCGCGGTACGACTCGAGGTGCGCGACAACGGCATGGGCCTGGAACCACGCCAGCAGGAGCGCTTGTTCGACGACTTCACGCGGCTGCCTGGGCACCCAGGGTACGGGCTGGGCCTGGCCGTGGCGCGACGTATCGCCGATCTGCTTGGCGGCACCATTGGGGTGCGCTCCAGCCCCGGACGCGGCTCGCTGTTCTGGGTCCAGCTGGAGGGCGCCGCGGTAGGCGCCACGGTGCGCGCTGCGAACGCGCTGAGCCATCACCCGGCGCTATGAAAAGTGCGCATCCGGCCCCTGTGATTGCAACAAGGACCGGCGTACCCTTGCGCCACTGAAACCGTGCATCCGAGGGTATGGTCGTGGCGAGCGTCAACTGGTCGGATACCGCGCCGGTAGTGGCGTTCCTTGGCGTATTTGCCGGTGCCATCGGCCTTCCTGTTCCGGCCA
Above is a genomic segment from Luteibacter aegosomatissinici containing:
- a CDS encoding sensor histidine kinase; the encoded protein is MIASTTLPGRPLPPSERRVRKGLLPMVAVALALTGTLGVMHLRGITLEARNVARIQAVRLAGVVVPSMGDDAVRDALSRTLSRSSPTGRVVLHRNEGTAIVLDSGRPLRDGHQLRVTVATPLGELETISDTSALRERRLAGTLMILLLGAGVVAVYLASKRLMERELVDGVDAIKARIDTDLGAQPDSAPADAESLDLAVTRLLGELRDLRARHDADLADAFRQRMQEMARQTRFIEQLGDHFRQPLQALSLFVGGMQPGDDLRQRAVQGQMRTNVTRLNELLEGLLDLARFDAGAIEPATREFIAADLFVRERGAIANDAERLSVTIHWRGGRLPVRSDANLLSELIHRLVANAVISTPHGRVLVALRRRGSAVRLEVRDNGMGLEPRQQERLFDDFTRLPGHPGYGLGLAVARRIADLLGGTIGVRSSPGRGSLFWVQLEGAAVGATVRAANALSHHPAL